Within the Verrucomicrobiota bacterium genome, the region CCAATTGTACATCCACGACGGACGGGACGCGGGATACTTTGATCCGGGGCAATTCAAAACTCAACCGCAAGTGGGGCAGATGGTCGAAATCACCGGCGCAACGAGCGTGACTGAGAACAACTCCACCTTTGCTAATCCCAACCTGACTGTTCTGGGACGGGGAAAAGTCCCCGCAGCAAAGCGGCTCGAATTGCCTCAACTGGCCAGCGATTACGGCCAATGGATCGAAACCCGAGGGTGGGTGCGCGTGGCTGAGACCAGCCGAGGCCGCCTCGCTCTGGTCCTTCACAATCAAGGCCAGAGTTGCCTGGTGTATCTAATGGGCGAACCGAAGACGCAGGATTTCAAGCGACTCGTTGGCTCCAAAGTCCAGATCAGAGGCATTAACGCCAGCAAGGCCGTCAAGGGCCGGATTCAATCCGCGCAAATTATGGCGCCAGATTTTGCAGAGATCACGGTCGTTGAAAAAGGCGACCCAGGCGCGGAATCGCTGCCCGTCGTTCCAATTGGAAATTTGCTGAGTGAACCAGGCCGCTGGACGAACAATCGCGTTCACATCAACGGGCTGATCTCCAGTTATCGCGCCGGCCAGGACATGATTGTCAAAGATCCGACCGGAGCGATCCGCGCTCAGCTCGTCCAGGTCACTCCAGCGCAACCGGACGATCGCGTGGATGTTTGGGGATTTCCGAGCGTCTCGGGCGCGGACACAATTCTCCAGGACGCCTACTTCGAGGTCACTCTGCCACAGCTTGCAACTTCCGCTCGGCCTGTAACTCAAGGACCAGTTCCCGAAACCACCAACCTCCCGTCCCTGCTCACCCAGGTGTCGGAAATCCGCAAGTTGCGAAAGGCAGAAGCGGCGCGGCATATCCCCGTCCGGCTGCGCGGCGTCGTGACGTATGCGGATCCGCATTGGCGCAACAGTTTTATCCAGGACCAAAGCGGCGGCATCTACGTGGATTTGGCTCGAAAAGACATTCGGCCTGGGCACTGGGTGGAATTGACCGGGCACACGGGGCCTGGCGGATTTATGCCGGAGGTCCTGAACTCCAGTTTTCTGATTCTGGGAACCACAAACCTGCCCACCGCGGCCAAGGTCGATCTCCAAGACCTGGTCAACGGCCATCTCGATTCTTATTGGCTGGAAATGAAGGGCGTGGTTCGGCGGATGAACGACCAAGGCGACCACACGTCTTTGGAACTGATGAGCCGCAAAGGGAAGTTCAAAGCCCTGCTGCCCAATCCAGGCGGCCAACCCGTCCCGGCGCATCTCATCGACTCCGTAGTCACCGTCCAGGGCGCGTGTGGTTCGCAATTGAATGCTCAAGGTCAGTTGAGCGGCATCATCCTCCATGTCCCGAGCCTGGACCAAATAGCCATTCTCGAACAATCCCCCGCGGACCCGTTCGCTGTCGAGACCACGCCCATCAGTTCGGTGGCCACGTTCCACGTTCGACCCGGATCGCCTGGCGGGCCGGCGAATTAAAGTCCGCGGAATGATCACGTTGAGAATCCCCGGGCAAGGGTTTGTGCTCCAGGACGCGACCGGCGGCCTTCGCGTTCACACCGGGCAAACCAACGAGCCTACGGTGGGGGAACCGGTGGAGGTGATCGGTTTTCCCGCGATGGATGACTTCTCGCCCCGTTTGGAAGATGCCGCCTTCCGATCGGGGGGAGCGGGCGCGGCTCCAACTCCGAAAAAAGTCCTCGCGGAGCAGATTCTTCAGCAAGGAACGAACGATGCCTTGCTGGTGGACATGGAAGCTCGTCTCTTGCAATCCGCGCACCGCAAAGGAGTGAAGTTGGCCGCCTTCATCGAGTCAGATGTTCCCACCCGGTTGCGCGGCGATCCCGGACGCCTGCGGCAAGTGCTGATGAATCTCCTGGGCAACGCGGTCAAGTTTACCGAGCGCGGGGAAGTCTCGATTCATGTCCGCAAGCAACTGGAGACGGACACCGAAGCCATCGTCCGCTTCGACATCCAGGACACGGGGATCGGCATCCCCTCGGAAGCGCAGCGGCGTTTGTTTCAGCCTTTCATGCAAGCCGACGGATCGATGACCCGCAAATTCGGCGGGACCGGACTTGGGCTGGCGATATCGAAGGAACTGGTGGAAGCGATGAACGGCGCCATCGGAGTCGAGAGCGCGCTTGGCAAAGGCTCGACGTTTTGGTTCTCGGTGCGATTGGGCAAGCAGATTGGGCCGCTGAAAGCCTGCCGTCCGAATGCGGCGAGCGTGGCTGAGCTCCGTGTTTTGATCGTGGACGACAACGACACCAATCGCCGCATTCTCCAACGTCAGGTGGAATCCTGGGGCATGCGCCCGCTTGCCGCATCCGGCGCCGCTGAAGCTCTGGAAATTCTCCGCCGCCTGGCTGCGCAAGGCGATCCTTGCCCGATCGCCATCCTGGATATGCAGATGCCGGAGATCGACGGCCTGCAGTTGGCGCGAACCATTAAGGCGGATCCGGCTGTTTGTGCGGCGCGGTTGCTGATGTTGACCTCGGTGGGTTATCGGGACACCGAAGCGATACGCGCTTGCGGAATCGAAGTGCAACTCACGAAGCCGGTCAAGCGATCCAAGCTGTTCGACAGTCTGATCGACCTGATCAGTCCGGATGTCGCCAAAGCTTAGAGCGTGTCCGAAAATTCCGCGGGGTCCTGTTTTTGCGCCAAAGGCCGGATGGCGAGGCGCAACGAAGGAGAATATCCTCCCTGGATCTTCGACTGAGGAGCAACGAAGCCAGGCGGCCTTTGGCGCGAAAACCCTCCGGGCGGCGGGTCTTTTGTCCGTGGCCTGCGTTGGCTCGGTCCTTACAGCCCGCGTTGGGGATGCTCGGACCTCGCCGCCTTGGCCACAGCCAAAATCCCTCGCCGCAGGACCCCGCGCAATTTTCGGACACGCTCTCAGGACTCGCAGCCGGAAGTCGCCACTTCCCGCCCCCGAGCGATTCCGGAACCCGTCGCGCCCGATGTGGACCCGCGGTTCCGCATCCTCGTAGCCGAAGACAATGAAGTGAACCGGGACATCGCCGTTTACATGCTCCGCAAACTCGGATTCGCTTCCGACACGGTGTCCCAGGGCACAGAGGTTTTGCGCGCGCTGGAGCAGACTCGCTACGATCTCGTGTTGATGGATTGCCAGATGCCCGGCATCGATGGCTACGAAGCCGCGCGGGAAATTCGCCGCCGACCGGACCCGATTGGCCGCGTCCCGATCCTCGCGCTGACGGCTCATGCCTTGGACGGCGACCGCGACAAATGCCTGGCCGCAGGCATGGACGATTACCTGACCAAGCCGCTGAATCTGGACGATTTGCAGGCGGCCCTGGCGCGCTGGCTTCCCAACGGAGCCGCGCCCCGTCCGGCCGCTGCGAGCCACAGCGTCAAGGCGTCAGAGGGTGTCCGAAAAATGGGCAGCGCGGGCGGCTCGCCCGCCACGGTCAGCGACCCGCCGTCCGGAAGTGCGGAACGCCACCACTCGGAAGGGCCGTCATTATTGAGTCCAAGCGTCGCGGTCGTTCCGTCCGGCGAGTCGCCGGACGGCACAGGCGAGTGGCCTGTGCTACCCACGATCGAATTCTCCGAGAAGCACTCGGAACCCATCGATTCGCTGGAGTCGTTCGACCCCGCAGCCCTGGATCGACTTCGGAAACTGGCCCAGGCCACTGACGCATCTTTGCTCCCGCGAGTGTTGGGAGCTTTCGTCCGTGACGCGGCAAGGCATATCGATGCCCTGCGCAGGGCGGTTGAAGCCAGAGATCAGGCCGTTTTGCACCAAGAGACGCACACTCTGAAGGGCGCTTGCTCGAATATTGGCGCGCGCAAGATGGGAGATTTGTGCAGGAAATTGGGCGATTTGGACCTCCGCAGCCAGAGTGTAACCTGCCGAAGACTTTGGGCCGAACTGGCCACCGAGTTTACGCGCGTGGAACGCCGCATCAATGCGGAGTTGAAGCGCTCGGAGGTTGAAGGAAAGCCGCCAGGCACTGCTCGCAGCGCGTTATGAGAATCTTGATCGCGGAAGACGACACGACCTCGCGGCTGCTCCTCGAAGCCACGTTGCAGAAGCTCGGCCATGAAGTAGCCGCCGCTTCGAACGGCCAGGAAGCGTGGGAGGCTTTTCAGCGGGATTACTTCCCGGTGGTGATCTCCGACTGGATGATGCCGGAACTGGATGGCCCGACGCTCTGCCGGGCGATTCGGCGAGTCCACCGGGACAATTACACGATGATCTTGGTCCTGACCTCGCTGGGCGGCCGAACGAATTATCTGCAGGCGATGGACGCGGGCGCCGATGATTTTATCACGAAACCGATCGATGAAGATCAGCTCGCGGCGCGGCTCCGGGTGGCGGAGCGGATTCTGCGAGG harbors:
- a CDS encoding response regulator; protein product: MITLRIPGQGFVLQDATGGLRVHTGQTNEPTVGEPVEVIGFPAMDDFSPRLEDAAFRSGGAGAAPTPKKVLAEQILQQGTNDALLVDMEARLLQSAHRKGVKLAAFIESDVPTRLRGDPGRLRQVLMNLLGNAVKFTERGEVSIHVRKQLETDTEAIVRFDIQDTGIGIPSEAQRRLFQPFMQADGSMTRKFGGTGLGLAISKELVEAMNGAIGVESALGKGSTFWFSVRLGKQIGPLKACRPNAASVAELRVLIVDDNDTNRRILQRQVESWGMRPLAASGAAEALEILRRLAAQGDPCPIAILDMQMPEIDGLQLARTIKADPAVCAARLLMLTSVGYRDTEAIRACGIEVQLTKPVKRSKLFDSLIDLISPDVAKA
- a CDS encoding response regulator, producing the protein MDPRFRILVAEDNEVNRDIAVYMLRKLGFASDTVSQGTEVLRALEQTRYDLVLMDCQMPGIDGYEAAREIRRRPDPIGRVPILALTAHALDGDRDKCLAAGMDDYLTKPLNLDDLQAALARWLPNGAAPRPAAASHSVKASEGVRKMGSAGGSPATVSDPPSGSAERHHSEGPSLLSPSVAVVPSGESPDGTGEWPVLPTIEFSEKHSEPIDSLESFDPAALDRLRKLAQATDASLLPRVLGAFVRDAARHIDALRRAVEARDQAVLHQETHTLKGACSNIGARKMGDLCRKLGDLDLRSQSVTCRRLWAELATEFTRVERRINAELKRSEVEGKPPGTARSAL
- a CDS encoding response regulator, which produces MRILIAEDDTTSRLLLEATLQKLGHEVAAASNGQEAWEAFQRDYFPVVISDWMMPELDGPTLCRAIRRVHRDNYTMILVLTSLGGRTNYLQAMDAGADDFITKPIDEDQLAARLRVAERILRGGCAARPRGCWDQPVRVCPRSGRARFSGGYSWSTTAIRGLA